In Streptomyces nodosus, one DNA window encodes the following:
- a CDS encoding CDP-alcohol phosphatidyltransferase family protein, protein MSRPSVAELRPVVHPEGVKDRRSGEHWAGRLYMREISLRVDRYLVNTRITPNQLTYLMTVFGVLAAPALLVPGVAGAVLGVVMVQLYLLLDCVDGEMARWKKQYSLSGVYLDRVGAYLCDAAVLVGFGLRAADLWGSGRIDWLWAFLGTLAALGAVLIKAETDLVGVARHQGGLPPVKEAASEPRSSGLALARRAAGALKFHRLVLGIEASLLILVLAVVDAVRGDLFFTRLGVAVLAGIALLQTLLHLVSVLASSRLK, encoded by the coding sequence ATGTCAAGGCCATCGGTAGCTGAACTCCGTCCTGTCGTCCACCCCGAAGGGGTGAAGGACCGGCGCAGCGGTGAGCACTGGGCGGGACGCCTGTACATGCGGGAGATCTCGCTGCGGGTGGACCGCTACCTGGTGAACACCAGGATCACTCCCAACCAGCTCACCTATCTGATGACCGTTTTCGGCGTCCTCGCCGCCCCGGCCCTGCTGGTGCCGGGGGTGGCGGGCGCCGTGCTCGGGGTGGTGATGGTCCAGCTCTATCTGCTGCTGGACTGCGTCGACGGCGAGATGGCCCGCTGGAAGAAGCAGTACTCGCTCTCCGGTGTGTACCTCGACCGGGTCGGCGCCTATCTGTGCGACGCCGCGGTCCTGGTCGGCTTCGGACTGCGGGCCGCCGATCTCTGGGGCTCCGGGCGGATCGACTGGCTGTGGGCCTTCCTGGGCACTCTGGCCGCGCTCGGCGCCGTCCTGATCAAGGCCGAGACCGACCTGGTGGGCGTCGCCCGTCACCAGGGCGGGCTGCCGCCGGTCAAGGAGGCCGCGTCCGAGCCGCGCTCCTCCGGACTGGCCCTGGCCCGCAGGGCCGCCGGGGCGCTGAAGTTCCACCGGCTGGTCCTCGGGATCGAGGCGTCCCTGCTGATCCTGGTGCTGGCGGTCGTGGACGCGGTCCGGGGCGACCTGTTCTTCACCCGGCTCGGCGTCGCGGTGCTGGCCGGCATCGCCCTGCTGCAGACCCTGCTGCACCTGGTGTCCGTCCTCGCCTCCAGCAGGCTGAAGTGA
- a CDS encoding ABC transporter permease — protein sequence MSETTHDGGVAVSDAPSPDEGLTPAELAAKYGLAVSGARPGLREYIRQLWGRRHFILAFSRAKLTAQYSQAKLGQLWQVATPLLNACVYYLIFGLILKASRGLPQETYIPFLVTGVFVFTFTQSSVMAGVRAISGNLGLVRALHFPRASLPISFALQQLQQLLYSMIVLFAVVVAFGTYPRLSWLLIVPVLVLQVLFNTGLALVVARLGAKTPDLAQLMPFVLRTWMYASGVMFSIHNMLAGRSEWVTRLLQVNPAAVYMDLARFSLIRGYGAEHLPPHVWAIALFWAVVVFVGGFVYFWKAEERYGRG from the coding sequence GTGAGTGAGACAACGCATGACGGCGGCGTCGCCGTGAGCGACGCCCCGTCGCCCGACGAAGGTCTGACCCCGGCCGAGCTGGCCGCCAAGTACGGGCTCGCGGTCAGCGGAGCGCGGCCCGGGCTCAGGGAGTACATCCGTCAGTTGTGGGGACGGCGGCACTTCATCCTCGCCTTCTCGCGGGCGAAACTCACCGCCCAGTACAGCCAGGCCAAGCTGGGCCAGCTCTGGCAGGTGGCCACGCCGCTGCTGAACGCATGCGTGTACTACCTGATCTTCGGGCTGATCCTGAAGGCCAGCCGCGGCCTGCCGCAGGAGACCTACATCCCGTTCCTGGTGACCGGCGTGTTCGTCTTCACCTTCACCCAGAGCTCGGTGATGGCCGGTGTCCGCGCGATCTCCGGCAACCTGGGCCTGGTGCGCGCCCTGCACTTCCCGCGCGCCTCGCTGCCCATCTCGTTCGCGCTGCAGCAGCTCCAGCAGCTGCTCTACTCGATGATCGTGCTGTTCGCCGTGGTGGTGGCCTTCGGCACCTACCCCCGGCTGTCCTGGCTGCTGATCGTCCCGGTGCTGGTGCTCCAGGTGCTCTTCAACACGGGACTGGCGCTCGTCGTCGCGCGGCTGGGAGCCAAGACCCCGGACCTCGCCCAGCTGATGCCGTTCGTCCTGCGCACCTGGATGTATGCGTCCGGCGTCATGTTCTCCATCCACAACATGCTCGCCGGCCGCTCCGAATGGGTCACCCGTCTGTTGCAGGTGAACCCGGCCGCCGTCTATATGGACCTGGCCCGTTTCTCGCTCATCCGGGGCTACGGCGCCGAGCACCTGCCGCCGCATGTGTGGGCGATCGCGCTGTTCTGGGCCGTCGTCGTCTTCGTGGGCGGATTCGTGTATTTCTGGAAGGCGGAGGAGCGGTACGGCCGTGGCTGA
- a CDS encoding ABC transporter ATP-binding protein translates to MAEQSTGARVPTVIADELHIVYRVNGAKTGRGSATAALSRILKRGEERGVRKVHAVKGVSFISYRGEAIGLIGSNGSGKSTLLRAIAGLLPAERGKVYTDGQPSLLGVNAALMNDLTGERNVILGGLAMGMSREEIRSRYEGIVDFSGINEKGDFITLPMRTYSSGMAARLRFSIAAAKDHDVLMIDEALATGDRKFQKRSEKRIRELREEAGTVFLVSHNNKSIRDTCDRVLWLERGELRMDGPTAEVLKEYEKFTGK, encoded by the coding sequence GTGGCTGAACAGAGCACCGGGGCCCGCGTGCCCACCGTCATCGCGGACGAGCTGCACATCGTCTACCGGGTCAACGGCGCCAAGACGGGCCGGGGCAGCGCGACAGCGGCCCTCAGCCGCATCCTCAAGCGCGGCGAGGAGCGCGGCGTGCGCAAGGTGCACGCCGTCAAGGGCGTCTCGTTCATCTCCTACCGGGGCGAGGCCATCGGCCTGATCGGCTCGAACGGCTCCGGCAAGTCCACCCTGCTGCGGGCCATCGCCGGTCTGCTGCCCGCGGAGCGGGGCAAGGTGTACACCGATGGCCAGCCCTCGCTGCTCGGGGTGAACGCGGCCCTGATGAACGACCTGACCGGGGAGCGCAATGTCATCCTGGGCGGCCTCGCGATGGGGATGTCCCGGGAGGAGATCAGGTCCCGCTACGAGGGGATCGTGGACTTCTCGGGCATCAACGAGAAGGGCGACTTCATCACGCTGCCGATGCGCACCTACTCCTCCGGTATGGCGGCCCGGCTGCGGTTCTCCATCGCGGCCGCCAAGGACCACGATGTGCTGATGATCGACGAGGCGCTCGCCACCGGTGACCGCAAGTTCCAGAAGCGCTCGGAGAAGCGCATCCGGGAGCTGCGCGAGGAGGCGGGCACGGTGTTCCTGGTCAGCCACAACAACAAGTCGATCCGGGACACCTGCGATCGGGTCCTGTGGCTGGAACGCGGCGAACTGCGGATGGACGGTCCCACCGCGGAGGTCCTCAAGGAGTACGAGAAGTTCACCGGCAAGTGA
- a CDS encoding glycosyltransferase family 2 protein, which translates to MGNRPAELRALLDSVAKQDGDPVEVVVVGNGSPVPDVPEGVRTVELPENLGIPGGRNVGIEAFGPGGTDVDVLLFLDDDGLLARNDTAELCREAFAADPELGIISFRIADPDTGETQRRHVPRLRASDPMRSSRVTTFLGGANAVRTTVFAEVGGLPDEFFYAHEETDLAWRALNAGWLIDYRSDMVLNHPTTAPSRHAVYHRMVARNRVWLARRNLPAVLVPVYLGVWMLLTLLRRPSRAALKAWFGGFREGWTTACGPRRPMKWRTVWRLTRLGRPPVI; encoded by the coding sequence ATGGGCAACCGCCCCGCCGAACTCCGCGCCCTCCTCGACTCGGTGGCCAAGCAGGACGGCGACCCGGTCGAGGTGGTCGTGGTCGGCAACGGCTCGCCCGTCCCCGATGTCCCCGAGGGCGTTCGCACGGTCGAGCTGCCGGAGAACCTCGGCATCCCCGGCGGCCGCAATGTGGGCATCGAGGCCTTCGGTCCCGGCGGCACCGACGTCGATGTGCTGCTCTTCCTGGACGACGACGGACTGCTCGCCCGCAACGACACCGCCGAACTGTGCCGGGAGGCCTTCGCCGCCGACCCGGAGCTCGGGATCATCAGCTTCCGCATCGCCGACCCCGACACCGGTGAGACCCAGCGGCGCCATGTGCCCCGGCTGCGCGCCTCCGACCCGATGCGCTCCTCCCGGGTCACCACCTTCCTCGGCGGCGCCAACGCCGTCCGTACCACGGTGTTCGCTGAGGTCGGCGGCCTGCCGGACGAGTTCTTCTACGCCCATGAGGAGACCGACCTGGCCTGGCGCGCGCTGAACGCGGGCTGGCTGATCGACTACCGGTCCGACATGGTGCTCAACCACCCGACGACCGCCCCGTCCCGGCATGCGGTGTACCACCGGATGGTCGCCCGCAACCGGGTCTGGCTGGCCCGCCGCAACCTGCCCGCCGTGCTGGTCCCCGTCTATCTGGGCGTCTGGATGCTGCTGACGCTGCTGCGCCGTCCCTCACGGGCCGCGCTCAAGGCGTGGTTCGGCGGATTCCGGGAGGGCTGGACCACCGCGTGCGGTCCACGGCGCCCCATGAAGTGGCGTACGGTGTGGCGGCTGACCCGATTGGGCCGACCTCCGGTCATCTGA